A single window of Neospora caninum Liverpool complete genome, chromosome XII DNA harbors:
- a CDS encoding GK22245, related: MAATPAGTLVRLYSILVSASCKNAEGQCNFAFSPYSVSTALAVLYFGARGTSQEQLQSLYFDGRSPNDAANCLKEAITVSEKEEATDLGRQSPVSLQSANRLYASKELVGASLPQFRDFREIIEKQLRTEALLADFQAHSRGEREKINAWVSDVTNRKITDILPPSAVTSETILLLVSTLYFKGPWLKPFVPCERNGPSKFYRQGPSGATIFQDGIKFMESTQVCSDKFCYGFKHTDRPGFGVTLLEVPYKDSDYSMAFFMPDNPSDLVELEQMWQEQPDLLSDLVQEMADASHAELQDVELTIRLPYFKVGGKTIALLSALETLGVTHVFGPNANLSGINGGKGLFLSNVFHQCVVEIDEVGTEAAAAAAAGVACTSLPLIREQRVIDIDRSFLFQIRKLRHTKDLKAGKLPVVRRDDDIFFVGRVVDMSALQSDGE, translated from the exons ATGGCTGCAACGCCAGCAGGCACTTTAGTGAGGCTGTACTCCATCCTGGTCTCCGCCTCGTGCAAGAATGCAGAGGGACAGTGCAATTTCGCATTTTCTCCGTACTCCGTCAGTACTGCCCTCGCCGTCCTGTATTTTGGGGCGAGAGGAACTAGTCAGGAGCAACTGCAGAGCCTTTACTTCGACGGCCGGTCACCAAATGACGCAGCAAACTGCCTGAAGGAAGCGATCACAGTTTCGGAAAAG gaggaggcgacagaTCTGGGTAGGCAGTCACCGGTCTCACTCCAGTCGGCGAACCGTCTGTACGCGTCGAAAGAGCTGGTGGGAGCATCTCTGCCGCAATTCCGGGACTTCAGAGAAATAATTGAGAAGCAACTCCGTACTGAGGCACTGCTGGCAGATTTCCAGGCACACAGCCGTggtgaaagagagaaaatcAATGCGTGGGTATCTGATGTCACCAATCGGAAGATCACTGACATCCTTCCACCGTCGGCCGTCACGTCGGAGACAATCCTTCTCCTTGTTAGTACGTTGTATTTCAAGGGACCATGGCTGAAGCCTTTTGTGCcgtgcgagagaaacggcccGTCCAAGTTCTACAGACAGGGTCCATCTGGAGCCACTATTTTCCAGGACGGAATCAAATTCATGGA ATCAACTCAGGTATGCAGCGACAAGTTCTGCTACGGTTTCAAGCACACGGATCGCCCTGGGTTTGGAGTCACGCTTCTCGAGGTTCCCTACAAAGACAGCGACTATTCGATGGCCTTTTTTATGCCAGACAACCCAAGTGACTTGGTCGAGCTCGAGCAGATGTGGCAAGAGCAACCAGACCTTCTAAGTGATTTGGTGCAAGAAATGGCCGACGCTTCCCACGCGGAGCTTCAGGACGTAGAACTTACCATTAGACTCCCATATTTCAAAGTGGGAGGAAAAACGATAGCTCTGCTGTCGGCACTCGAGACTTTGGGGGTGACACACGTTTTTGGCCCGAATGCAAATCTATCTGGTATCaacggaggaaaaggccTGTTTCTCAGCAACGTATTTCATCAGTGTGTTGTTGAGATTGACGAAGTTGGGACCGAGGCggcagctgctgcagcgGCAGGCGTTGCGTGCACGTCCCTTCCCCTTATTCGGGAGCAGAGGGTGATTGATATTGatcgctcttttctttttcaaaTTCGAAAACTCAGACACACAAAGGATCTGAAGGCGGGGAAATTGCCGGTAGTGCGAAGGGATGATGACATTTTCTTCGTGGGCCGTGTCGTTGATATGAGTGCGTTACAGAGTGATGGTGAATAA
- a CDS encoding putative REX1 DNA repair domain-containing protein, with protein MVAALKGVLVKCDPPTMEIIRLLNETRDFIIEQLNEEYVLCRECVFDFLEEEVTKRLELAERQTAELQRELRQARQQAQPLAQDQDE; from the exons ATGGTTGCGGCGTTGAAGGGAGTCCTAGTGAAGTG CGATCCGCCAACGATGGAAATTATTCGGCTGCTCAATGAGACACGGGACTTCATCATTGAGCAACTGAACGAGGAGTACGTGCTGTGCAGAGAGTGCGTCTTCGATTTTCTCGAG GAAGAAGTGACGAAGCGCCTCGAACTGGCAGAGCGTCAAACAGCGGAGCTCCAGCGTGAGCTTCGGCAAGCCCGACAACAGGCGCAGCCACTCGCGCAGGATCAAGACGAATGA
- a CDS encoding Glutaminyl-tRNA synthetase,related — translation MALSPGAVIRVTRLSSLPPLSTVTDVVLSYLEQHLKSAGGFTFSVYPDTSSSPATPFRIAVETKKGEAPRPIAGGEALSDYAAARCVARLAASTGGVFACLLNENGATESADGAVDACEQWAAFCGVPGKTPEAAEHPGLTACIEFFTRRFSTSSAFLCNTPNPSLADMALFALLKTQPAAHTALLSALRTSGEAAKHFSAWSSSIAKALPGATTLSGAGVPDGSAQGNRGEISGATGAGASPESTDGPDATASVNFLKQIVEEDLRTGKHKSVVTRFPPEPNGFLHLGHAKSVCVNFGLAKAFGGRCHLRFDDTNPAKEETRYIESIQRDIKWLGGDWGNHLYYASDYFQQLYDWAELLIKKNLAFVDDDSLEEIRRKRGSISQPGENSPFRERSIEENLDLFRRMRAGEFEEGSRVLRAKIDMTHSNMNMRDPILYRILKKEHPRTGRALAQKTVVLTVFSHVSQKLCASSPSRGISVHSAGRRGTTLPFSASLVHVFCPIEAYIFPPMGVDACESEHTLISI, via the exons ATGGCTCTGTCTCCAGGTGCCGTCATTCGCGtcactcgcctctcttccctgccgCCGCTGTCGACGGTAACAGATGTCGTCCTTTCCTACCTTGAACAGCATCTGAAATCCGCGGGAGGGTTTACTTTCTCAGTGTACCCCGACACATCGTCCAGTCCCGCGACCCCGTTTCGCATTGCcgtggagacgaaaaaaggggagGCGCCTCGTCCGATCGCAGGTGGTGAGGCCTTGTCGGATTACGCCGCCGCGCGGTGCGTCGCCCGTCTAGCCGCTTCGACGGGCGGTGTTTTTGCTTGCCTCTTGAACGAGAacggagcgacggagagtgCGGACGGCGCTGTCGACGCGTGCGAGCAATGGGCGGCCTTCTGCGGCGTTCCGGGGAAAACTCCCGAAGCTGCGGAACACCCTGGACTCACAG CTTGCATTGAGTTCTTCACTCGCCGGTTTTCGACGTCctcggcgtttctctgcaACACTCCGAACCCGTCCCTTGCGGATATGGCTCTTTTCGCTCTGCTCAAGACTCAGCCAGCCGCGCACACGGCACTGTTGTCAGCGCTTCGAACCTCGGGCGAGGCTGCGAAGCATTTCTCGGCCTGGTCTTCGTCCATTGCAAAGGCGCTCCCGGGGGCGACAACCCTGTCGGGCGCGGGCGTCCCTGACGGCAGCGCACAAGGCAACCGAGGCGAGATTTCGGGCGCGACCGGAGCAGGGGCAAGCCCCGAGTCGACGGACGGTCCTGACGCGACGGCGTCTGTGAATTTTTTGAAACAGATTGTCGAGGAAGATCTCCGCACCGGGAAGCACAAAAGCGTCGtcacgcgtttccctccgGAGCCGAATGGATTTCTGCATTTGGGTCACGCGAAGAGTGTGTGCGTGAACTTTGGCCTCGCCAAGGCCTTCGGAGGCAGATGTCACCTGCGATTCGACGATACCAACCccgcgaaggaggagacacg GTACATCGAGTCGATCCAAAGAGATATCAAGTGGCTCGGCGGCGACTGGGGAAATCACCTGTACTACGCAAGCGACTACTTCCAGCAACTCTACGACTGGG CTGAGTTGCTGATCAAGAAAAACCTCGCCTTTGTTGATGATGATTCCTTGGAGGAAATccggcgaaaacgcggcagTATCTCACAGCCTGGAGAGAACAGTCCGTTTCGCGAACGATCCATTGAAGAGAACCTCGACCTCTTCAGAAG GATGCGTGCGGGCGAATTCGAAGAGGGTAGCCGCGTGCTTCGCGCAAAGATTGACATGACGCACAGCAACATGAACATGCGTGACCCGATCCTCTATCGCATTCTCAAGAAGGAGCATCCCCGGACAGGTCGGGCGTTGGCGCAGAAAACCGTTGTGCTCACCGTATTCTCTCATGTCTCACAAAAATTGTGCGCGTCGAGCCCCAGTAGAGGCATCTCTGTGCATTCGGCGGGGCGCCGTGGTACCAccctgcctttttctgcctctcttgtgCACGTTTTCTGCCCTATCGAGGCGTACATATTTCCACCGATGGGCGTGGATGCATGTGAATCGGAGCATACACTAATCAGCATATAG
- a CDS encoding Glutaminyl-tRNA synthetase,related gives MYDYAHGQSDSIENITHSICTLEFELHRPLYDWFQEKLEITRTRQIEFARLNVTYTVMSKRKLLALVTEEWVEGWDDPRLPTLSGLRRRGVPASALRDFCDKVGVARRESTIQVEVLEKCIRDALHQVAHRRFAIQDPVAVTITNYGDSVETVTAANHPEDESFGTRELHFSKRLYIDREDFMENPPPGYRRLAPGAEVRLKHAYWIKCVDVIKDASGLVTELLCTHDPQTKNCSVAPDGRKVKGTIHWLSEKDAVPAEIRIFGRLFTKANPEEEDESNPNASWRDNINKESLKVYNGFVERSAADSVAFPPQSSLQFERLGFFTPDGSTLPEDAARNKASTTPVFNLTVALQEGFTATDDADKDKMKQQDRLAREKAALERQKKKEEKEARKKMKEQQQKA, from the exons ATGTACGACTACGCGCATGGCCAGAGTGACTCCATCGAGAACATCACTCACTCCATCTGCACTTTGGAGTTCGAACTGCATCGCCCGCTCTACGACTGGTTCCAGGAGAAACTGGAAATCACACGGACAAGGCAGATCGAGTTTGCCCGCCTCAATGTCACGTACACGGTGATGAGCAAACG AAAGCTGCTGGCCTTGGTGACCGAGGAATGGGTGGAAGGATGGGACGATCCTCGTCTCCCGACGCTGTCCGGTCTGAGGCGCCGCGGTGTCCCGGCCAGTGCGCTGCGAGACTTTTGTGACAAGGTCGGAGTCGCCCGACGGGAGAGCACGATCCAAGTGGAGGTTTTGGAAAAGTGCATCAG GGACGCGCTCCACCAAGTCGCTCATCGTCGCTTTGCTATCCAGGATCCGGTCGCTGTCACAATCACCAACTATGGAGACTCGGTTGAGACTGTCACAGCAGCCAACCACCCTGAGGATGAGTCTTTCGGCACGAGAGAG CTCCATTTCAGCAAACGGCTGTACATTGACCGCGAGGACTTCATGGAGAACCCGCCGCCAGGGTACCGCCGTCTAGCCCCAGGTGCCGAAGTTCGTCTCAAGCACGCGTACTGGATTAAATGCGTGGAC GTCATCAAAGATGCCAGCGGTCTCGTGACGGAGCTTCTGTGTACCCACGACCCGCAAACGAAGAACTGCTCTGTTGCCCCTGATGGCCGCAAGGTCAAGGGCACCATCCACTGGCTGTCTGAAAAAGACGCCGTGCC TGCAGAGATCAGGATTTTCGGTCGGTTGTTCACGAAGGCAAACcctgaggaggaagacgagagcaaTCCTAACGCAAGTTGGCGAGACAACATCAACAAAGAATCGCTGAAG GTCTACAACGGCTTCGTGGAGCGATCGGCTGCCGACTCGGTGGCGTTCCCGCCGCAGTCTTCGCTGCAGTTTGagcgcctcggcttcttcacTCCTGACGGCTCGACGTTGCCTGAGGACGCGGCAAGGAACAAAGCGAGTACTACGCCGGTGTTCAATCTCACAGTTGCGCTCCAGGAAGGCTTCACTGCGACAGACGACGCGGACAAGGACAAAATGAAGCAGCAGGATCGATTGgcacgagagaaagctgCTCTCGAACgccaaaagaagaaagaagaaaaagaggcgcggaagaagatgaaggagcAACAGCAAAAAGCTTAG
- a CDS encoding HCNGP-like family protein, related, with translation MSLVDYGFYSDEEEEETLEGRDGPTGLEEANESGVPAGIVGDDGGVTPPPGAASRSVSSRVAPRGVPDDSGTQIDYEDMEEDGPSVERASDPTEDSDAGALAKGDSHRLRVRTALSASGDLHTDCHPVDGSVADVSDDEAPQQNTSGARRAHDRQIFSGRPPTEGHVSLMPQAPAGDVPQELLRTVERLQQLKRRGITVNGNIAASLDFKNPYLLEKIMKVFDIDPYCSNYPASVFDPARVTPWEPEGGVSFAVHLMRRFESRRQLTRRTDSHAGRETERATPPLPVSVPSVPLAVGAAASTASASNVVPLPATTSEFILGATNGSTRRSHSRSGLERISPPASRQADQTVPQSGSAAASSAMAAAAQLSAVIQQAALKAAAAQAGAVASSLQQQLQQRLLSGQTGFVHQKPLLETQSAAAAAAIAARNHVGGQLNGPGMNINFSQQRSVFVPSPSGAAGHGSEPGWTGRAGNEGDANAKKRSRDGMGTTASKPHPTS, from the exons ATGAGTTTAGTTGACTATGGCTTCTATTCAGatgaggaggaggaggagactTTGGAGGGACGTGATGGCCCGACAGGGCTGGAGGAAGCGAATGAATCGGGCGTCCCTGCTGGGATTGTAGGAGATGATGGCGGTGTGACTCCGCCTCCGGGCGCAGCATCCCGAAGCGTGTCGTCACGTGTCGCTCCAAGAGGAGTGCCTGATGATTCCGGGACTCAGATCGACTATGAGGACATGGAAGAAGATGGACCCTCCGTTGAGAGGGCTTCTGATCCCACAGAGGATTCGGATGCAGGAGCTCTAGCAAAGGGGGACAGCCACAGGCTGCGCGTTCGCACGGCATTAAGTGCTTCTGGGGACCTCCACACAGACTGCCATCCCGTGGATGGGAGCGTGGCAGACGtgagcgacgacgaagctCCGCAACAGAATACTTCAGGAGCGCGACGAGCGCACGACAGACAAATATTCAGTGGTCGGCCTCCCACTGAAGGC CATGTCAGTTTGATGCCTCAGGCACCCGCAGGAGATGTTCCCCAGGAGCTTCTG CGAACGGTGGAGCGCCTTCAGCAGCTGAAGCGGCGAGGCATCACGGTTAATGGGAACATTGCAGCTTCCCTCGACTTCAAAAATCCGTATCTGTTAGAG AAAATTATGAAGGTATTCGACATTGACCCCTACTGCTCGAATTACCCTGCGTCGGTGTTCGATCCCGCGCGCGTAACTCCGTGGGAGCCGGAaggcggcgtctcctttgcAGTTCACCTAA TGCGGCGCTTCGAGAGTCGCCGGCAGCTGACGAGACGGACAGACTCTCACGCgggaagggaaacagagcgggcgactccgcctctccccgtcAGTGTACCGTCTGTTCCCTTGGCGGTTGGCGCGGCCGCGTCCACTGCAAGTGCATCGAACGTGGTCCCTTTGCCTGCCACGACATCGG AGTTTATCCTCGGCGCGACCAACGGGAGCACCCGGCGGAGCCACAGTCGGTCTGGGCTAGAGCGAATCAGCCCTCCAGCGTCGCGTCAGGCGGATCAGACGGTTCCCCAGTCAGGCAGCGCCGCTGCAAGCTCGGCGATGGCAGCGGCTGCGCAACTGTCGGCTGTCATCCAGCAGGCAG CGTTGAAGGCTGCGGCCGCTCAAGCGGGGGctgtcgcgtcctctctccagcagcAGTTACAGCAGCGACTGTTGAGCGGTCAGACCGGCTTCGTTCATCAGAAACCTCTTCTCGAGACCCAGtcggcggcagctgcggctgcgATCGCTGCTCGTAACCACGTGGGAGGACAGCTGAATGGACCTGGTATGAACATCAACTTCAGTCAGCAACGGTCTGTGTTtgtgccgtctccgtctgggGCTGCCGGACACGGTTCAGAGCCGGGATGGACGGGGCGCGCCGGGAatgaaggagacgcaaaTGCCAAGAAGCGGTCCCGCGACGGCATGGGGACGACAGCTTCTAAGCCTCACCCGACGTCTTAG